Genomic window (Puniceicoccus vermicola):
GAAGGAGTTTTGTCGGCGCGAAGGGGTGAACTACCACACCTTCGTTTCCTGGCTGGGTCAGAGACGCAAAAGCAGGGACCGCAATGGACCTTCGCACCGGAGCGACTTTGTGGAGATGGTCGTTCCCTTCGGATCGGCATCGGAGAGCGGTTTCGAGCTCGATCTTGGTGGAGGGCTCGTGGTGCGAACCGGCGACGAGGACGCTCTGTGGAGGTTAATCGAACGAATCCGGGGGTGAGCGGTGCTCTCGTTACCTCATTCGCTGCGGGTGGTGCTGGCGGTAGAGCCGACC
Coding sequences:
- the tnpA gene encoding IS66 family insertion sequence element accessory protein TnpA; this translates as MEAIEATPEVEPKRDSRGRKVLSDGERERLLEAYEGCGLTQKEFCRREGVNYHTFVSWLGQRRKSRDRNGPSHRSDFVEMVVPFGSASESGFELDLGGGLVVRTGDEDALWRLIERIRG